One Lentibacillus cibarius DNA window includes the following coding sequences:
- a CDS encoding LysR family transcriptional regulator — protein MDIRQIACFAEVARQLNVTRAAATLHISQPSLSKTIKNLEQELGAPLFYRGAQQLELTDAGEAFLVNAKVLLDAFDNLTAELNDVIDLKKGEIKIGIPPIIGAAFFSTFISRYKENYPSIDLLLTEVGSNKISQGVSEGDLDIGLVCNLPAQQENLEIIQLLKDPLMLVVHKDHQWAGRSAIDFAEIKHEPLILYRHDFSLHDKIMAVCAEHGFEPKVVCESSQKDFMMEMVGAKLGVTLLPSRICRQIENDRLVSIPFTKPEVNLELGMIWNKDKYLPYAVREFIGMSESHRV, from the coding sequence ATGGACATTAGACAAATCGCATGTTTTGCGGAAGTTGCCCGTCAGCTGAACGTTACACGTGCGGCTGCAACCCTTCATATCTCCCAGCCATCACTGAGCAAAACAATCAAAAATCTTGAACAGGAGCTTGGTGCACCACTTTTTTACCGGGGGGCACAACAGCTGGAATTGACCGATGCAGGGGAAGCCTTTTTAGTCAATGCGAAGGTGCTTCTTGATGCTTTTGACAACCTGACAGCCGAACTGAATGATGTGATTGATTTGAAAAAAGGAGAAATCAAAATCGGCATCCCCCCGATCATTGGTGCCGCATTTTTTTCAACGTTTATCAGCCGCTACAAAGAAAACTATCCTTCTATTGATCTTTTATTAACGGAAGTCGGCAGCAATAAAATCAGTCAAGGCGTCAGTGAGGGCGATCTCGATATTGGCTTGGTATGCAATCTCCCGGCACAGCAAGAAAACCTCGAAATCATCCAACTTCTAAAAGATCCATTAATGCTTGTGGTGCACAAAGACCACCAATGGGCCGGCAGATCCGCTATTGATTTTGCGGAAATCAAGCACGAACCACTCATCCTATATCGGCACGACTTTTCCCTTCATGACAAAATTATGGCCGTATGTGCGGAACACGGCTTTGAACCGAAAGTCGTCTGCGAAAGCTCACAAAAAGATTTCATGATGGAGATGGTCGGCGCCAAACTTGGTGTGACGCTGCTCCCAAGCCGCATCTGCAGGCAAATTGAAAATGATCGGCTGGTAAGCATTCCGTTTACCAAACCTGAGGTCAATCTTGAACTTGGAATGATCTGGAATAAGGATAAGTATTTGCCATATGCGGTAAGGGAATTTATTGGGATGTCCGAGTCTCATCGTGTTTGA